In one Shewanella loihica PV-4 genomic region, the following are encoded:
- a CDS encoding cation:dicarboxylate symporter family transporter, translating into MTLVLKKLLAMTSSTQMLVAMFVGFAVGLFFGESVGWMSSIGTSVILLMQMTVLPYILVSLVGGIGKLKRATASLIFSRAGVIMLLLWAVGLLLVALMPLSFPFVETASFFSTSSIEPATAIDYFKLYIPSNPFQSMAEGYVPAMVIFAIAMGLALIGMEGDNKQLIINFMHTCSEIFSKITQALVKVLPIGIFAMSASAAGTMGVDEFASMQVYLISYFVLCLLLTFWVLPWIVASLTPVTFAQALRISKSSLVTAFATGNIFIVIPVIVEECKQIMREHQSLSDDAETLVEILVPIAFTFPNIGKLTVILFVLFAGWFNGTPIELSALPSLSISGVLSLFGSVYVAIPFMLDLVHLPQDLFQLFVMSGFITGKFNSITAVMNLFALTLLTVALFEKRLRLRPPQLLKMAIGVGASVVLTLIVCRVGMGLFIHSPEVTSGVIANMQVADKVPTKVSKQYPVLGQSASRPIADVNAIRARGLLRVGYIPSNVPFSYYNNAGQLVGFDSAMANRLADDLGVKVEFIPFEKDKLAASLDAGFFDIAMSGLAMDIEQMDKLNYVEPVLLLNLAIATKDHKVNSFKRNQSIKAMQDTTIAYVEHSDIIEDAKAFYPNLKFVKIKGYKDFFRQKGDKYDALVISAEAGSAWTLFFPGYGIAPLEYKAKYPIAYAVAQDNQSLLNYVNNWQKLRKVDGHQERLYNYWMLGQGASEPKPRWSIIRDVLHWVD; encoded by the coding sequence ATGACTCTCGTGCTAAAGAAACTGCTCGCCATGACCAGCTCGACCCAGATGCTCGTCGCCATGTTTGTCGGTTTTGCCGTGGGGCTCTTTTTCGGTGAATCCGTCGGCTGGATGAGCAGCATAGGCACCAGCGTGATCCTCTTGATGCAGATGACGGTATTGCCCTATATTCTGGTCTCCTTGGTGGGGGGCATAGGTAAACTCAAGCGCGCCACCGCCAGCCTGATCTTCAGCCGCGCCGGCGTCATCATGCTACTACTCTGGGCTGTTGGCCTACTACTGGTCGCCCTGATGCCACTCTCCTTCCCCTTTGTCGAGACCGCTTCCTTCTTCAGCACCAGCTCCATCGAGCCCGCCACGGCCATCGACTATTTCAAGCTCTATATTCCCTCTAACCCCTTCCAGTCGATGGCCGAGGGTTATGTACCCGCCATGGTGATCTTCGCCATCGCCATGGGGCTGGCACTGATTGGCATGGAGGGCGACAACAAGCAGCTGATCATTAACTTCATGCACACCTGCAGCGAGATATTCTCCAAGATCACCCAGGCGCTGGTGAAGGTACTGCCTATAGGGATCTTCGCCATGTCGGCCTCGGCCGCTGGCACCATGGGAGTGGATGAGTTTGCCAGCATGCAAGTCTATCTCATCAGCTACTTCGTCCTCTGCCTGCTGCTCACCTTCTGGGTACTGCCCTGGATAGTCGCCTCCCTGACGCCGGTCACCTTCGCCCAGGCGCTAAGGATCAGCAAGTCCAGCCTGGTTACCGCCTTTGCCACCGGCAACATCTTCATCGTCATCCCGGTGATCGTCGAGGAGTGTAAGCAGATCATGCGCGAGCATCAGAGCCTGAGCGACGATGCCGAAACCCTGGTGGAGATCTTGGTGCCCATCGCCTTCACCTTCCCCAACATAGGCAAGCTGACGGTGATCCTCTTCGTGCTCTTCGCCGGTTGGTTTAACGGCACGCCGATAGAGCTCAGCGCCTTGCCGTCGCTCTCCATCAGCGGCGTCTTGTCGCTGTTTGGCAGCGTCTATGTGGCGATCCCCTTCATGCTGGACCTGGTGCATCTGCCCCAAGATCTATTCCAGCTGTTTGTGATGTCAGGCTTTATCACGGGCAAGTTTAACTCCATCACCGCCGTGATGAACCTGTTTGCCCTGACACTGTTGACGGTGGCGCTATTTGAGAAGCGTCTAAGACTCAGGCCGCCGCAACTGCTCAAGATGGCCATAGGCGTGGGGGCCAGCGTGGTGCTCACCCTCATCGTCTGCCGGGTGGGCATGGGGCTGTTTATTCATAGCCCAGAGGTGACCAGCGGCGTTATCGCCAACATGCAGGTGGCCGACAAGGTGCCGACCAAGGTGAGCAAGCAATATCCGGTATTGGGTCAGAGCGCCAGTCGCCCTATCGCCGATGTCAACGCCATCCGCGCCCGCGGCCTGCTGAGGGTCGGTTATATCCCCAGTAATGTGCCCTTTAGCTACTACAACAACGCCGGGCAACTGGTGGGCTTCGACAGCGCCATGGCCAATCGTCTGGCGGACGATCTTGGGGTAAAAGTCGAGTTTATCCCCTTCGAGAAGGATAAGCTGGCCGCCTCCCTCGACGCGGGCTTCTTCGATATCGCCATGTCGGGTCTGGCGATGGATATCGAGCAGATGGACAAGCTGAACTATGTGGAGCCCGTGCTGCTGCTTAACCTTGCCATCGCTACCAAAGACCATAAGGTCAACAGCTTCAAGCGCAACCAGTCAATCAAGGCGATGCAAGATACCACCATCGCCTACGTGGAGCACAGCGACATCATAGAAGATGCCAAGGCCTTCTACCCCAACCTCAAGTTCGTCAAGATTAAGGGCTACAAGGACTTCTTCCGTCAGAAGGGCGACAAGTATGACGCCTTGGTGATCAGCGCCGAGGCGGGCTCTGCCTGGACCCTATTCTTCCCCGGCTATGGCATAGCGCCGCTGGAGTACAAGGCGAAGTACCCTATCGCCTATGCGGTCGCCCAGGACAACCAGTCGCTGCTCAACTATGTCAACAACTGGCAGAAGCTGCGCAAGGTGGATGGCCACCAAGAGCGGCTCTACAACTACTGGATGCTAGGCCAAGGCGCCAGCGAGCCTAAACCCAGGTGGTCCATCATACGCGACGTTCTGCACTGGGTAGATTAA
- a CDS encoding IS110-like element ISSlo1 family transposase: protein MKVTLIGIDLAKNVLQVCGVNQVGKTLFNRTVKRTQLLKTLVQYPDAVIAMEACSGSNYWGRELLSRGFEVKLIPPQHVKPFVKGNKNDRNDAFAICEAAMRPNIIFVKPRTLAQVDIIISHRIRERRIRVRTALTNQIRGLLSEYGIVIPKGRDPLNLALPELLEDADNSLTTTARRYIRELLDELYAINASIKALEKEIRLQARNHEDTKRLTAIRGVAEIIATASVSFAGDGSGYQNGRHFSANLGLVPKEFSSGGKQKLGAITKRGNSYLRRQLIQGAWSVIRYAKNNDDRLSVWARKVIERRGKQKAAVAVANKLARIIWAMLYYKTEYRPS, encoded by the coding sequence ATGAAAGTTACTCTAATTGGTATCGATTTGGCAAAAAATGTTCTTCAGGTTTGCGGTGTCAATCAAGTCGGTAAAACGCTCTTTAATCGCACCGTTAAACGCACTCAACTGTTGAAAACGCTCGTTCAGTATCCAGATGCAGTGATTGCCATGGAAGCCTGTAGTGGCTCAAATTATTGGGGCCGAGAGCTGTTGTCGCGTGGATTTGAGGTAAAACTTATCCCACCACAGCATGTGAAGCCCTTCGTGAAAGGCAATAAAAATGACCGCAATGATGCCTTTGCAATCTGTGAGGCTGCGATGCGCCCCAACATTATCTTCGTTAAGCCAAGAACCTTAGCGCAGGTCGATATCATTATTTCCCATCGAATTCGCGAGCGTCGTATTCGTGTCAGAACCGCGTTGACCAATCAAATACGTGGATTGTTGAGTGAATACGGCATTGTTATTCCCAAAGGCCGCGACCCGCTCAACCTTGCTCTACCTGAGTTACTCGAAGATGCCGATAACTCACTAACCACCACCGCCCGCAGGTATATCAGAGAGTTACTTGATGAGCTATATGCCATCAATGCTTCGATTAAAGCACTGGAAAAAGAGATTCGACTACAGGCAAGAAATCATGAAGATACCAAGCGGTTAACCGCCATACGAGGTGTCGCTGAAATTATTGCTACGGCGTCGGTATCGTTCGCTGGTGATGGTTCTGGGTATCAAAATGGGCGACATTTCTCGGCAAATTTGGGGCTGGTACCGAAAGAATTCTCAAGTGGTGGAAAACAGAAATTAGGAGCTATCACCAAGCGGGGAAACAGCTATCTAAGACGACAGCTGATTCAAGGTGCTTGGTCTGTCATACGCTATGCAAAGAATAATGACGACAGGTTATCTGTCTGGGCAAGAAAGGTCATTGAACGAAGAGGCAAACAGAAAGCGGCGGTAGCTGTGGCCAACAAACTCGCCAGGATAATTTGGGCGATGCTTTACTACAAAACGGAGTACAGACCTAGCTAA
- a CDS encoding lactate utilization protein B codes for MSSQTTALNSGVHAKKADIFCQDEARVDWHSKALWVLREKRDRAAASLPEWEQLRQLGSEMKLHTLTHLGEYLETFEKNCQANGIVVHWAKDGAEHNQIVHNILAKHQVKKLVKSKSMLTEECHLNPYLESKGIEVIDTDLGERIIQLAKQPPSHIVVPAIHLKKEEVGDLFHDKLGTEAGASDPLYLTRAARAHLREQFLSADAAMTGVNMAIADKGAVVVCTNEGNADMGANLPKLQLHSMGIDKIVPDLDSAAILLRTLARNATGQPITTYSSFYRGPQDGGEMHVIIVDNGRTDMLQDKILAESLKCIRCGGCLNTCPVYRRSGGYSYNYTIPGPIGIAVGAQADDTHSIPWACTLCGSCSYVCPTKVPLDKIIHHHRRLKAKAGKLPYGKRNYMPLVGNFMASETMLNCSMSVARTALRILPGSLLKPFSGAWGKYRELPVAPKSSFEAWFNKNRGQ; via the coding sequence ATGTCTAGTCAAACCACCGCACTCAACTCAGGCGTGCATGCGAAGAAGGCCGACATCTTCTGTCAGGATGAGGCTCGCGTCGATTGGCACTCTAAGGCCCTATGGGTGCTGCGTGAGAAGCGCGATCGCGCCGCCGCCAGCCTGCCAGAATGGGAGCAGCTGCGTCAGCTCGGCTCCGAAATGAAGCTCCACACCCTGACCCATCTGGGCGAATACCTGGAGACCTTCGAGAAGAACTGCCAGGCCAACGGTATCGTCGTGCACTGGGCCAAAGATGGCGCCGAGCACAACCAGATAGTCCATAACATTCTGGCCAAGCATCAGGTGAAAAAGCTGGTTAAATCCAAGTCTATGCTCACCGAAGAGTGTCACCTCAACCCTTACCTCGAGAGCAAGGGCATAGAGGTGATCGACACCGACCTGGGTGAGCGCATCATTCAGCTGGCCAAGCAGCCGCCATCACATATCGTGGTACCGGCGATCCACCTAAAGAAAGAGGAAGTCGGCGACCTCTTCCACGACAAGTTAGGCACAGAGGCGGGCGCCTCGGATCCTCTCTATCTCACCCGCGCCGCCCGCGCTCACCTTCGTGAGCAGTTCCTGTCGGCCGATGCGGCCATGACAGGGGTTAACATGGCCATCGCCGACAAGGGCGCCGTAGTGGTCTGCACCAACGAAGGTAACGCCGACATGGGCGCTAACCTGCCTAAGCTGCAGCTGCACTCCATGGGCATAGACAAGATAGTGCCGGATCTCGACAGCGCCGCCATCTTGCTGCGCACCCTGGCCCGCAACGCGACCGGTCAGCCGATCACCACCTACTCCAGCTTCTATCGCGGTCCACAGGATGGCGGCGAGATGCATGTGATCATCGTCGACAACGGCCGCACCGACATGCTGCAAGACAAGATCCTGGCGGAATCGCTCAAGTGTATCCGCTGTGGTGGCTGTCTGAACACTTGTCCTGTGTATCGTCGCTCAGGCGGTTACAGCTACAACTACACCATCCCAGGCCCTATCGGCATCGCCGTGGGTGCTCAGGCCGATGATACTCATTCTATCCCTTGGGCCTGTACCCTGTGTGGCAGCTGTAGCTATGTCTGCCCGACCAAGGTGCCGCTGGATAAGATCATCCACCATCACCGCCGCCTCAAGGCCAAGGCGGGCAAACTGCCTTACGGTAAGCGCAACTATATGCCGTTGGTCGGTAACTTCATGGCCAGCGAAACCATGCTCAACTGCTCCATGAGTGTCGCCCGCACTGCGCTGCGCATCCTGCCGGGCTCACTGCTCAAGCCATTCTCTGGCGCCTGGGGCAAATACAGAGAGCTGCCGGTAGCACCTAAGTCCAGCTTCGAAGCTTGGTTTAACAAAAACAGAGGTCAATAA
- the ppiC gene encoding peptidylprolyl isomerase PpiC, with protein sequence MARTAAALHILVKHKELAEEIIEKLNKGAKFDQLAKKHSTCPSGKKGGSLGEFKKGQMVPAFDKVCFSGELITPHLVKTKFGWHVVKVLYRT encoded by the coding sequence ATGGCTAGAACCGCCGCCGCATTACACATTTTGGTCAAACATAAAGAACTCGCCGAAGAGATCATCGAGAAGCTCAACAAGGGCGCTAAGTTCGACCAGCTCGCCAAGAAACACTCCACCTGCCCATCGGGTAAGAAAGGCGGCAGCCTGGGTGAATTTAAGAAGGGTCAGATGGTGCCCGCCTTCGACAAGGTCTGCTTCAGCGGCGAGTTGATCACGCCGCATCTGGTCAAGACCAAGTTCGGCTGGCATGTGGTGAAGGTGTTGTATCGGACCTGA
- a CDS encoding acyl-CoA dehydrogenase, with protein sequence MSIRTKFKKVLPSISTTEQEALDAGDVWLEGSIYQGIPDFDALRQVPGATLSDEEQAFLDGPVQTLIEMVDDFAIQNSLHLPDNILNFLKEHKFFSLIIPKAFGGLEFSPYANSTIVATIAAKSSAVAVTVMVPNSLGPGELLMHYGTQAQQDFWLPRLANGQEIPCFALTSPEAGSDAGGIPDIGTVTMGEYQGEQVLGLSVTWDKRYITLAPIATVLGLAFKVEDPQGLLGGKEQLGITCALIPKSHPGVELGNRHDPMGCRFYNGTTRGENVFIPMDFIIGGQQNIGRGWQMLVACLGAGRGISLPALGVSVSQASFKSSAEYAAVREQFGLAIGKFEGIQEKLADIAGKTYLQEAMRVLTTEGLGLGLKPSVVTAMAKYHMTEIGRDVLNSAMDIQAGKAIQRGPQNTLASGYVAQPIAITVEGANILTRNLMIFGQGVMRCHPHLQSMVEAIHSDDKDADKTFNRIFKQTVGYSVGNSLRAFRLGLLPFTADAKSELSEVVEYEKAVHKLASKLAVYADFSLLVLGGKLKQAEMLSARLGDVMSYLYAAMASIRYYEQKVSSEHRAQAKPYFEYATRWALVNAENALLSFLDNFPSAATRQLMKLITVTYSPKMKKINDDLIRELAHEAQLNTQIKRQLTHLVKPVPGDGNDINQQAYLAKIACLPLLAKVKKGLKQGYFKSGVRFAQTLDRAREAKIITEGEHKQLLDYNLKRERAIRVDEFDFDMQLISDKAALKIA encoded by the coding sequence ATGAGTATTAGAACAAAATTTAAAAAAGTACTGCCGAGTATTTCTACCACTGAACAAGAGGCGCTCGACGCCGGTGATGTATGGCTAGAGGGATCTATCTATCAGGGGATCCCAGACTTCGATGCCCTGCGTCAGGTACCGGGGGCGACCCTGTCCGATGAAGAGCAGGCCTTCCTCGACGGCCCAGTGCAGACACTTATCGAGATGGTGGATGATTTTGCCATTCAAAACAGCCTGCATCTGCCAGACAACATACTGAATTTCCTAAAAGAGCATAAGTTCTTCTCGCTGATCATTCCTAAGGCCTTCGGCGGCCTGGAATTCAGCCCTTATGCCAACTCGACAATTGTGGCCACCATTGCCGCCAAGAGTTCGGCGGTGGCGGTGACCGTCATGGTGCCTAACTCCTTAGGTCCGGGTGAGCTGCTAATGCATTACGGTACTCAGGCCCAGCAAGATTTCTGGCTGCCGCGTCTGGCCAATGGCCAGGAGATCCCCTGTTTCGCATTGACCAGCCCAGAGGCGGGCTCGGACGCCGGCGGTATTCCCGATATCGGCACTGTGACCATGGGCGAATACCAGGGCGAGCAGGTGCTCGGCCTGTCGGTGACCTGGGACAAGCGTTACATCACGTTAGCGCCTATCGCTACCGTGCTGGGGCTGGCCTTCAAGGTGGAAGATCCACAAGGCCTGCTGGGGGGCAAGGAGCAGCTGGGGATCACCTGCGCGCTGATCCCTAAGTCGCATCCGGGTGTCGAGCTGGGCAACCGTCACGATCCTATGGGTTGTCGCTTCTATAACGGCACCACACGCGGTGAGAATGTATTTATCCCGATGGATTTCATCATAGGCGGTCAGCAAAATATTGGCCGTGGCTGGCAGATGCTGGTGGCCTGTCTCGGCGCCGGTCGCGGCATCTCGCTGCCGGCTCTCGGGGTCTCGGTAAGCCAGGCGTCTTTCAAGTCGTCGGCGGAATACGCCGCGGTGCGTGAGCAATTTGGCCTGGCCATCGGCAAGTTCGAGGGGATTCAGGAGAAGCTGGCGGATATCGCAGGTAAGACCTATCTGCAAGAGGCGATGCGTGTACTGACAACAGAAGGCCTGGGCCTGGGGCTCAAGCCATCAGTGGTGACCGCAATGGCCAAGTACCATATGACGGAGATTGGCCGCGACGTGCTGAACTCGGCCATGGATATTCAGGCCGGTAAGGCGATTCAGCGTGGTCCGCAAAATACCCTGGCCTCTGGCTATGTGGCGCAGCCTATCGCCATCACGGTGGAAGGGGCGAACATTCTGACCCGTAACCTGATGATCTTTGGTCAGGGCGTGATGCGCTGTCACCCTCATTTGCAGAGCATGGTTGAGGCGATTCACAGCGACGACAAAGATGCCGACAAGACCTTTAACCGTATCTTTAAGCAGACTGTTGGCTACAGTGTGGGCAACAGCCTGCGCGCCTTCCGCCTGGGTCTGCTTCCTTTTACCGCCGATGCCAAGTCAGAGCTGAGCGAGGTGGTAGAATATGAGAAGGCGGTGCACAAGCTGGCGTCGAAACTGGCCGTATATGCCGACTTCTCTCTCTTGGTGCTTGGCGGCAAGCTCAAGCAGGCCGAGATGCTGTCGGCGCGTCTGGGGGATGTGATGAGCTACCTGTACGCGGCCATGGCGTCGATTCGCTACTACGAGCAGAAGGTGAGCAGCGAGCATCGTGCCCAGGCTAAGCCTTACTTCGAGTACGCGACCCGCTGGGCGCTGGTGAACGCCGAAAATGCCCTGCTGAGCTTCCTGGATAATTTCCCGTCGGCTGCGACACGTCAGCTGATGAAGCTTATCACTGTGACCTACTCGCCTAAGATGAAGAAGATCAACGACGACCTGATCCGCGAACTGGCCCATGAGGCGCAGCTCAACACCCAGATCAAGCGTCAGCTGACTCATCTGGTGAAGCCAGTACCGGGCGATGGCAACGACATCAACCAGCAGGCTTATCTGGCGAAGATCGCCTGTCTGCCGCTGCTGGCCAAGGTGAAGAAGGGACTGAAGCAGGGTTACTTCAAGTCTGGGGTGAGATTCGCCCAGACGCTGGACCGCGCCCGCGAAGCCAAGATCATCACAGAGGGCGAGCACAAGCAACTGCTGGACTATAACCTCAAGCGTGAGCGCGCCATTCGTGTCGATGAGTTCGACTTCGACATGCAGCTTATAAGCGACAAGGCGGCGCTGAAGATAGCCTAG
- a CDS encoding (Fe-S)-binding protein, translating to MKIALFIPCLVNQMMPHVGIATVELLEKLGHQVILPKGQTCCGQPMTNSGCFDEAKKTTLKLLNAFKGVECDAIVCPAASCLVAAKENFHEFDDSPEAQAVIDKLYELTEFLHDVAPIPAFNKAFNFKISLQLSCHGIRMLDLATPSEQMGPRTNKVEAVLSRIPGIEIVYPDRRDECCGFGGTFAVDEGAVSAKMGKDKAQAHAATGATYAVGFDPSCLLHLDGMIRRQLLPIATRHIAEVINAAL from the coding sequence ATGAAGATAGCCCTATTTATTCCCTGTCTGGTGAACCAGATGATGCCCCATGTCGGCATCGCCACCGTCGAACTCCTCGAAAAACTCGGCCATCAGGTCATACTGCCCAAGGGGCAGACCTGCTGTGGCCAGCCCATGACTAACTCGGGCTGTTTTGATGAAGCCAAGAAAACCACCCTTAAGCTGCTGAACGCCTTCAAGGGTGTCGAGTGTGACGCCATCGTCTGCCCGGCCGCCTCTTGCCTGGTAGCCGCCAAGGAGAACTTCCATGAGTTTGACGACAGCCCAGAAGCCCAGGCAGTGATCGACAAGCTCTATGAGCTAACCGAATTCCTCCACGATGTGGCACCGATCCCCGCCTTCAACAAGGCGTTTAACTTCAAGATCAGCCTGCAGCTGAGTTGCCACGGCATTCGCATGTTGGATCTGGCGACGCCGAGCGAGCAGATGGGCCCACGCACCAATAAGGTCGAGGCCGTATTGAGCCGTATCCCAGGTATCGAAATCGTCTACCCAGATCGCCGCGACGAATGCTGCGGCTTCGGTGGTACCTTCGCCGTCGACGAAGGCGCCGTTTCGGCCAAGATGGGTAAAGACAAGGCACAGGCCCACGCCGCGACGGGTGCCACCTATGCGGTAGGTTTCGATCCCTCATGTCTGCTGCACCTGGATGGCATGATCCGCCGTCAGCTATTGCCGATCGCGACCCGCCACATTGCCGAAGTCATCAACGCAGCCCTGTAA
- a CDS encoding LutC/YkgG family protein: MSSKQSILNALKSVAVAPQAMPPINVSPRLDDVIGQFETNLGTVAGTLHREGGLAALQTKVDELIKEGKQVISQVEGVTGNRNAPDTAHELRDIDFAVIPGDVAVAENGAIWVNNQHLGHRVTPFICENLFLVVSADKVVANMHQAIKQIGLDSGEFGVFIAGPSKTADIEQALVVGAHGACSLNVYLV, encoded by the coding sequence ATGTCGAGCAAGCAATCTATTCTCAATGCATTAAAAAGCGTCGCGGTTGCACCTCAGGCCATGCCGCCAATCAATGTCAGCCCACGTCTAGACGATGTGATTGGCCAGTTTGAAACCAACCTAGGCACGGTTGCCGGTACCCTGCATCGCGAGGGTGGCCTGGCCGCCCTGCAAACCAAGGTCGACGAGCTGATTAAAGAAGGCAAGCAGGTGATCTCTCAGGTCGAAGGTGTCACGGGCAACCGTAACGCCCCGGACACAGCCCATGAGCTAAGAGACATCGACTTTGCGGTGATCCCCGGCGATGTCGCCGTGGCTGAAAATGGCGCCATCTGGGTCAACAACCAGCATCTGGGCCACAGGGTAACTCCCTTCATCTGTGAAAACCTGTTCCTGGTAGTGAGCGCCGACAAGGTGGTTGCCAACATGCATCAGGCGATTAAACAGATTGGCTTAGACAGCGGTGAGTTCGGCGTCTTTATCGCCGGCCCGTCCAAGACGGCGGACATTGAGCAGGCCTTGGTCGTGGGTGCCCACGGCGCCTGCAGCCTGAATGTCTACCTGGTTTAA
- a CDS encoding CLCA_X family protein: protein MLKRNQYRREGPDYRCGEQVSFHDIKEVFGLNHIRLGSWVEEEEKHKAANLIFDAFADLAFMLQLPPKAMGLRQTLNLAFGTGGQMGVQAHYMPAQRELALAKNAGAGALAHEFWHAFDHYIATKAFEIPSTGIAFASHCWLAEHTPVVHPLNDRLMQLFACVLLSGDGQDSHEYVRRAVALDRQQGRQYFSKPTEMMARAFEACIEVHPEIRNPYLVNETLDSPLAKAGGYPSLDHREGIYRQLLAYFGPLGDALGREG from the coding sequence GTGCTAAAACGAAACCAGTATCGACGTGAGGGACCAGACTATCGCTGCGGCGAGCAGGTGAGCTTTCACGACATCAAGGAGGTGTTTGGCCTCAATCATATTCGCCTGGGCAGCTGGGTGGAGGAGGAAGAGAAGCATAAGGCGGCCAACCTAATCTTCGACGCCTTTGCCGATCTCGCCTTCATGTTGCAGTTGCCGCCCAAGGCCATGGGGCTGAGACAGACGCTGAACCTGGCCTTTGGGACAGGTGGGCAGATGGGCGTGCAGGCCCACTATATGCCAGCTCAGAGGGAATTAGCCCTGGCAAAAAATGCCGGTGCCGGCGCCCTGGCACACGAGTTCTGGCACGCCTTTGACCACTATATCGCTACCAAGGCCTTCGAGATCCCATCTACGGGCATCGCCTTCGCTAGCCACTGCTGGCTGGCCGAACACACGCCAGTTGTTCATCCCCTTAACGATCGCCTGATGCAGCTGTTTGCCTGCGTCTTGCTGAGCGGAGATGGCCAGGACAGCCACGAGTATGTACGCCGCGCCGTGGCGCTCGACAGGCAGCAGGGGAGGCAATACTTTTCCAAACCCACAGAGATGATGGCCAGGGCCTTCGAGGCCTGTATCGAGGTGCATCCCGAGATCCGCAATCCCTACCTGGTCAACGAGACCCTGGACTCGCCGCTGGCTAAGGCGGGAGGATACCCTAGCCTAGACCACAGAGAGGGCATTTATCGCCAGCTACTGGCCTATTTCGGCCCCTTGGGTGATGCCTTGGGGCGCGAGGGATAG
- a CDS encoding LysR family transcriptional regulator: MARSVGTELELIHLFVHLVNTGGFSQVAKELGMPVATVSRKVTKLESLLDTQLIMRSTRKLRLTEEGSELFGRYQNVVAQFDRCSEPRVEKAEGTLRIAAPVSIISMIFIGVLNDFSKAYPDIQLHITQNNSSIDLIDEGVDVAIVGGAQPDSSWVSKSLGVLDYGLFASPGYLACAGTPQHPDQLVEHSLIKVWPLFNWSMKHVSGEDFYYEGPAKLTLGDLNGAVRATVDDGGILYGPELFVKGELASGELRRVLPDWHGEQRRISLLYHQRTHQPLKVKLFIEFMQDRASCLFH; this comes from the coding sequence ATGGCGCGTAGCGTAGGCACAGAACTTGAGCTTATCCATCTGTTTGTGCATCTGGTGAATACCGGCGGTTTTTCCCAGGTGGCCAAAGAGCTGGGTATGCCCGTGGCGACCGTTAGCCGCAAGGTGACTAAGCTGGAAAGCCTGCTGGATACACAGCTGATCATGCGCAGCACCCGTAAGCTGAGGTTAACAGAGGAGGGCAGCGAGCTCTTTGGCCGCTACCAGAATGTGGTGGCCCAGTTTGACCGCTGCAGCGAGCCCAGAGTCGAGAAGGCCGAAGGCACCCTGCGTATTGCGGCGCCCGTGTCTATCATCTCGATGATCTTCATCGGGGTGCTAAACGACTTCTCTAAGGCCTACCCGGATATTCAGCTGCATATCACCCAGAATAATTCCAGTATCGATCTGATCGACGAAGGGGTGGACGTGGCCATCGTCGGCGGCGCCCAGCCCGACTCCTCCTGGGTCTCTAAGTCGCTGGGGGTCTTGGATTATGGCCTGTTCGCCTCGCCGGGCTACCTTGCCTGCGCCGGTACGCCGCAACATCCGGATCAGCTGGTGGAGCACTCCTTGATCAAGGTGTGGCCTTTGTTTAACTGGTCGATGAAGCATGTCAGCGGCGAAGATTTCTATTACGAAGGCCCGGCTAAGTTGACCCTTGGGGATCTCAACGGTGCGGTGCGCGCCACGGTAGACGATGGCGGTATTCTCTACGGCCCAGAGCTGTTCGTGAAGGGGGAGCTTGCTTCGGGTGAGCTGCGCCGGGTGCTGCCCGACTGGCACGGCGAGCAACGACGTATCTCCCTGCTGTACCATCAGCGCACCCATCAGCCGCTCAAGGTGAAGCTGTTTATCGAATTTATGCAGGACAGAGCCAGCTGTTTGTTCCATTAA